From one Chryseobacterium sp. 3008163 genomic stretch:
- a CDS encoding serine hydrolase domain-containing protein produces the protein MKTISYISLFLLFFTSFQAFAQKKDYSFLTDSLKIDEQLEKYKLPGFSVVVFENYKIVYSKQFGVKSANSPEKIDENTAFSTASISKPITALLCFILEEKGLINLNEPIDKSLKRWHLPKSKFTENQAPTWRQFLNHTAGTSQDGFEDHYEGEKIPTLEESLLGKIPRYEKEIEFLFEPGTNWQYSGGGYTIIQMALEDKFNTTIAELAKEYIFAPLGLKHTSMIQPNEKGFLTNIAMVHDKDGKVIKTGLPITPQVGPSGLWSTPTELAKIAIEIQNALRNKNNKVVSHNVAKKMTEVSAFKNAVGGWSYGWQKSFGYNNYDWFACNGSNTGVGGNVMGTMKDGNGFAFLANGEKPNRFPVMGQTQKTILKLMNWKGNFHNEETQEIPSSLKEKLIGTYDDFLYGQKMETKIVEKNNRLYVESAILQHFKGKNENELVYLKNGLFKIIDYPNLLKFEFNDGKVNSVKLSRGSMTNTIKITNKGK, from the coding sequence ATGAAAACAATTTCTTACATCAGTCTTTTTCTATTATTCTTTACAAGCTTTCAGGCTTTTGCTCAGAAAAAAGACTACAGCTTTCTTACCGACAGTTTAAAAATCGATGAACAATTAGAAAAATACAAACTTCCGGGATTCAGCGTAGTTGTTTTTGAAAATTATAAGATTGTTTATTCCAAACAATTCGGTGTAAAATCAGCAAATTCGCCTGAAAAGATTGATGAGAACACTGCTTTTTCCACAGCATCTATCTCAAAACCAATTACGGCACTTCTTTGTTTTATCCTGGAAGAAAAAGGCTTAATTAATCTCAATGAGCCGATTGACAAATCTCTAAAAAGATGGCATTTGCCAAAAAGTAAGTTTACGGAAAACCAAGCTCCAACCTGGAGACAATTTCTGAATCATACTGCAGGAACGTCTCAAGACGGTTTTGAGGACCATTATGAAGGTGAAAAAATTCCTACACTTGAAGAAAGTCTTTTGGGAAAAATCCCGAGATATGAGAAAGAAATCGAATTCCTTTTTGAGCCGGGAACCAATTGGCAATACAGTGGTGGCGGTTACACAATTATCCAAATGGCTTTGGAAGATAAATTCAATACAACGATTGCTGAATTAGCAAAAGAATATATTTTCGCTCCACTTGGTTTAAAACACACATCCATGATTCAGCCAAATGAAAAAGGATTTCTGACGAATATTGCTATGGTTCACGATAAAGACGGAAAAGTAATTAAAACCGGTTTACCCATTACTCCACAAGTTGGTCCGTCAGGATTATGGTCAACTCCGACAGAACTAGCCAAAATTGCTATAGAAATCCAAAATGCTTTGCGCAACAAAAACAATAAAGTCGTTTCCCACAATGTAGCAAAAAAAATGACCGAAGTATCGGCTTTCAAAAATGCTGTTGGCGGATGGAGTTACGGTTGGCAAAAATCCTTTGGTTATAATAATTATGACTGGTTTGCGTGCAACGGCTCAAACACAGGGGTTGGCGGAAACGTGATGGGAACTATGAAAGACGGAAACGGATTTGCCTTTCTTGCCAATGGCGAAAAACCGAATCGCTTTCCCGTGATGGGACAAACACAGAAAACAATTCTGAAATTGATGAACTGGAAAGGAAATTTCCATAACGAAGAAACGCAAGAAATACCTTCAAGCTTAAAAGAAAAGCTCATCGGAACTTACGACGATTTCCTTTACGGACAAAAAATGGAAACCAAAATAGTAGAAAAAAATAATCGTCTATATGTGGAATCTGCGATTCTTCAACACTTTAAAGGGAAAAATGAAAATGAATTGGTGTATTTAAAAAACGGATTATTCAAAATTATCGATTATCCAAATCTACTGAAATTTGAATTTAATGATGGGAAGGTAAATTCTGTGAAATTATCTAGAGGCAGCATGACTAATACAATTAAAATTACTAATAAAGGAAAATAA
- a CDS encoding AraC family transcriptional regulator — translation MDNLLSIVTIISLFISFFLAFFLLTVKTEHKISNRLFAFFLIITSIDISEPLISQITDGPSNLGMFRTLLAFLQIPAFYLYVLSVCYSDFKWKPKYLVHLLPFLIANLALVPRFYSVDLASKLDFIVNRQNMVELQFTHWLFHLQVVVYFTAVFLLLRKAKKLYLENNSGESLSSYHWLFQFTSVLTVFYLVVILKNIFKFSDYPYVSDWIKIGILVSQLFIICWYLYKALNNPGLFRNIDSKLKLVSDLILEEKKIEPETLNEDLLKLKKYMIDESHF, via the coding sequence ATGGATAATTTATTAAGTATTGTGACAATCATCTCGCTGTTCATTTCGTTTTTCCTGGCATTTTTTCTATTGACTGTTAAGACTGAGCACAAAATCAGCAATCGACTTTTCGCCTTTTTCCTCATCATTACTTCTATTGACATTAGCGAACCTTTAATCAGCCAAATAACTGACGGTCCATCGAATCTTGGAATGTTTCGAACTTTGTTGGCTTTTTTACAGATTCCGGCTTTTTATCTGTATGTTTTGTCGGTTTGTTATTCCGATTTTAAGTGGAAACCAAAATATCTTGTTCATTTACTTCCGTTTTTGATTGCGAATCTTGCTTTGGTGCCTCGTTTTTATTCGGTGGATTTGGCTTCGAAGCTTGATTTTATTGTCAACCGTCAGAATATGGTGGAGTTGCAATTCACTCATTGGCTGTTTCATCTTCAGGTTGTGGTTTATTTTACGGCTGTTTTTCTGCTGTTGAGAAAGGCGAAGAAACTTTATCTGGAAAATAATTCGGGAGAAAGTCTTAGTTCTTACCATTGGCTATTTCAGTTCACGAGTGTTTTGACAGTTTTTTATCTGGTTGTCATTCTTAAAAATATTTTCAAATTTTCCGATTATCCATACGTTTCCGATTGGATCAAAATCGGGATCTTGGTATCGCAACTTTTTATCATTTGCTGGTATCTGTACAAAGCGCTGAATAATCCCGGACTTTTCAGAAATATTGATTCGAAATTGAAACTCGTTTCCGACTTGATTTTGGAGGAGAAAAAGATCGAGCCGGAAACATTGAATGAGGATCTTCTAAAGTTGAAAAAATATATGATTGATGAAAGCCATTTTTAA
- a CDS encoding serine hydrolase domain-containing protein produces MKTIKIFATLLFISQISFGQDFSKKIDSIIQDNYTKNPDVGISVGFIHNNKEFYTSYGKLSKESKVDIDKNSIFEIASITKILTGNMIAQASLENKLKLDDYIDSYLPKQYVLQKNLQNKIKISDLASHQSGLPDYDFVKLLENNPQQPMDSVTEQSLAKIINDCKDLIDYGKFRYSNTSFTLLGQILEKIYGKTYDEIIREKILIPTKMNRTLTKNFDVKNKTTGYNPKGGIQEFFNWNVTAPAGLIKSNASDMVKYMKTLLDKGNTISNAGLISEKIYFKDEKRELGLGFNINTTDGDTIYLKTGDSLGQSSIICYNRAKNWGIIILLTNKISK; encoded by the coding sequence ATGAAAACAATTAAAATCTTCGCAACGCTGTTATTCATCAGCCAAATTTCTTTCGGACAAGACTTTTCCAAAAAAATTGATTCTATCATCCAAGATAATTACACTAAAAATCCGGACGTTGGAATCAGTGTTGGATTCATTCATAACAATAAAGAATTCTACACTTCTTACGGAAAACTGAGTAAGGAAAGCAAGGTGGATATTGATAAAAATTCCATCTTCGAAATTGCTTCTATTACCAAAATCTTAACCGGAAATATGATTGCACAAGCTTCTCTTGAAAATAAATTAAAGCTTGATGATTATATCGATAGTTATCTGCCAAAACAATATGTTCTACAGAAAAACCTTCAGAATAAAATTAAAATTTCAGATTTGGCTTCACATCAATCTGGTTTGCCTGATTACGATTTTGTGAAATTATTGGAAAACAATCCACAACAGCCAATGGATAGCGTTACAGAACAATCATTAGCCAAAATAATTAATGATTGCAAAGATCTGATTGATTATGGAAAATTCCGATATTCTAATACCAGCTTTACTTTACTGGGACAGATTTTGGAAAAAATATATGGCAAAACTTATGATGAAATCATCCGAGAAAAAATATTGATTCCTACAAAAATGAACCGCACATTGACGAAAAATTTCGATGTGAAAAATAAAACAACAGGCTATAATCCAAAAGGTGGCATTCAGGAATTTTTCAACTGGAATGTAACTGCACCAGCTGGACTAATAAAATCCAACGCCTCTGATATGGTGAAATATATGAAAACCCTTTTAGACAAAGGCAATACAATATCCAACGCAGGATTGATAAGCGAAAAAATTTACTTCAAAGATGAGAAACGGGAATTGGGATTGGGATTCAACATCAATACAACTGACGGAGACACCATTTATCTAAAAACCGGAGATTCGTTGGGACAATCCTCCATCATCTGCTACAACAGAGCTAAAAATTGGGGAATCATCATTCTTTTAACCAACAAGATTTCAAAATGA
- a CDS encoding VIT domain-containing protein, giving the protein MKNLWLLLLVWFPMVCLAQIPVIETPDGKGGFGKNNQVVLQKLNIETKITGSISTNIVTMVFRNNSNRLMEGRLTFPLPEGVNVSGYAIDINGKLRNAVPVEKEKAKEVFETIQKRNVDPGILEKVEGNNFRTRIYPINANGGERTVQISYNYELKKLADHYQFFLPLNFDHPIPEFTLKTIVFQTQMTPKLEEKPDGSFQFVKNGNVWIAETHKTNYKPTQNLRVNFLQNDENENVMIQKASDNSSYFLANIIINSNERSKKLSAKTAIVWDNSLSGSKRNHVKEFALLDEYFKINKNVSVNIYFINNTFDEGKSFKINDGNWTELKTYLSQITYDGGTDFSQLKPIKEDEILFFTDGMSSFGNLNLPWTISVYTIAASNKVNFNQLKFISTKTGGEFLNLNENDPEKEIRKILYQQLKFLGVESNDSLSEMYPALPQSIAQDFVLTGILKGNQSTVKVLFGYGNEVTETKTIHLNTEKQSVKDWEISKFWAQKKLNELEIFEQKNKDEIKNISRQFGLVSNNMSLMVLEDVNDYVRYKIPPPAELQSEYNKIVKNNREEREERVQDLMSDAEEMAENLKAWWNTDFSAQQKSYPKPNSANSADGVNDISEEKIEIIQNVVPEPVAAPKVEAAPPASPVATREVQASQVISARALSSAERSIPTVQALQGQVAGINVSSDSVSIKKIEEVVVMGIKAGGKISIVDVKSDAKYMRFFESLKKPADIYQTYLKYRKDYQETPQYYFDIAQLLFKNNDKKLGLKVLSSIADLDIENEELYKLLAYKLKQAEVFDKQLWITQKVLEWRPFDPQSYRDYALALEDNKQYQAALDNLYKVLTQSYTQELANRDDGIEEVVLMEMNQLISNHKNQLDFTKINPKIVADLPVNIRVVINWNKDNTDIDLWVTDSNGERCMYSNNKTKIGGRLSNDFTSGFGPEQFLLKKAVKGKYKIETNFFGENQVNVSGPTAIMAEIFINYATGKQERKIVVFQNKTETDRGDKEGVLIGEFEF; this is encoded by the coding sequence ATGAAAAATTTATGGCTTTTACTTTTAGTATGGTTTCCAATGGTTTGCTTAGCTCAGATTCCGGTGATAGAAACGCCGGATGGAAAAGGTGGTTTCGGGAAGAATAATCAGGTTGTTCTTCAGAAATTGAATATTGAAACCAAAATTACGGGTAGTATTTCAACCAATATCGTGACGATGGTTTTTAGAAATAATTCTAACCGATTGATGGAAGGTAGATTGACTTTTCCACTTCCGGAAGGCGTAAATGTGAGCGGCTATGCAATTGATATCAATGGGAAATTGCGAAATGCAGTTCCGGTAGAAAAAGAAAAAGCAAAAGAAGTTTTTGAAACCATTCAAAAAAGAAATGTAGACCCCGGAATTTTAGAAAAAGTGGAAGGTAATAATTTCAGAACAAGAATTTATCCTATCAACGCCAATGGTGGCGAGAGAACGGTTCAGATTTCTTACAATTATGAATTAAAAAAATTGGCTGACCACTATCAATTCTTTTTGCCGCTGAATTTTGATCATCCTATTCCTGAGTTTACATTGAAAACAATAGTTTTTCAGACTCAGATGACTCCAAAATTAGAAGAAAAACCTGACGGAAGTTTTCAGTTTGTGAAAAATGGAAATGTCTGGATTGCCGAAACACATAAAACCAATTATAAACCAACTCAGAATTTAAGAGTTAACTTTCTACAAAATGATGAGAACGAAAATGTTATGATTCAGAAAGCATCTGATAATTCTTCTTACTTTTTAGCAAATATTATCATCAATTCTAATGAAAGATCTAAAAAATTATCTGCAAAAACTGCAATCGTTTGGGATAATTCTTTGAGTGGTTCTAAGAGAAATCACGTGAAAGAATTTGCTTTGTTGGATGAATATTTTAAAATCAATAAAAATGTTTCGGTCAACATCTATTTCATTAACAATACTTTTGATGAAGGTAAAAGTTTTAAAATTAATGATGGAAATTGGACTGAATTAAAAACTTATTTATCCCAAATTACTTACGACGGCGGAACCGATTTTAGTCAATTGAAACCAATAAAAGAAGATGAAATCTTATTTTTCACAGACGGAATGTCATCTTTCGGAAATCTGAATCTGCCTTGGACAATATCTGTCTATACGATTGCCGCATCCAATAAAGTGAATTTTAATCAGTTGAAATTCATCAGCACAAAAACAGGCGGAGAATTTTTAAATTTAAATGAAAACGATCCCGAAAAAGAGATTCGTAAAATATTGTACCAGCAATTGAAGTTCTTAGGTGTTGAGAGTAACGATTCTTTGTCGGAAATGTATCCTGCTTTACCACAAAGCATTGCTCAGGATTTTGTGCTGACGGGGATCTTAAAAGGAAACCAATCAACTGTAAAAGTTCTGTTCGGATATGGAAATGAAGTGACAGAAACCAAAACAATACATTTAAATACAGAAAAACAATCGGTAAAAGATTGGGAAATCTCAAAATTTTGGGCTCAGAAAAAGCTGAACGAACTGGAAATTTTTGAGCAAAAAAACAAGGACGAAATCAAGAATATCAGCAGACAGTTTGGGTTGGTAAGCAATAATATGAGTCTGATGGTTTTGGAAGACGTTAATGATTATGTGCGATACAAAATTCCTCCACCAGCTGAACTGCAGTCTGAATACAACAAAATTGTAAAAAACAACAGGGAAGAGCGGGAAGAAAGAGTGCAGGATTTGATGTCTGATGCCGAAGAAATGGCAGAAAATCTTAAAGCTTGGTGGAATACGGACTTTAGTGCCCAACAAAAATCTTATCCAAAGCCAAATAGTGCAAATTCTGCAGATGGTGTCAATGATATATCGGAAGAAAAAATAGAGATTATTCAAAATGTAGTTCCCGAGCCAGTTGCTGCTCCAAAAGTTGAAGCTGCTCCGCCAGCATCGCCAGTGGCAACGAGAGAAGTTCAGGCTTCTCAAGTAATATCCGCAAGAGCATTATCAAGTGCTGAAAGAAGTATACCTACAGTTCAGGCGCTTCAAGGGCAAGTTGCAGGAATTAATGTTTCATCAGATTCAGTAAGCATTAAGAAAATTGAGGAAGTTGTTGTGATGGGAATAAAAGCTGGTGGAAAAATTTCAATTGTGGACGTAAAATCTGATGCAAAATACATGAGGTTTTTTGAATCTTTAAAAAAACCTGCAGATATTTATCAAACCTATTTAAAATATAGAAAAGACTATCAGGAAACGCCACAATACTATTTTGATATTGCTCAATTGTTGTTTAAAAATAATGATAAAAAATTGGGATTGAAAGTATTAAGTTCTATTGCAGATCTTGATATTGAAAATGAAGAATTGTACAAATTACTCGCTTACAAACTGAAGCAGGCAGAAGTATTTGATAAGCAACTTTGGATTACCCAAAAGGTTTTAGAATGGCGACCTTTCGACCCGCAAAGTTACCGTGATTACGCATTGGCATTAGAAGACAATAAGCAGTATCAGGCGGCTCTAGATAATTTATACAAAGTGCTCACCCAATCTTATACTCAGGAGTTAGCAAACAGAGATGATGGTATTGAGGAGGTTGTTTTAATGGAAATGAATCAGTTGATTTCAAATCATAAAAATCAACTGGATTTCACGAAAATCAATCCCAAAATTGTGGCAGATTTACCGGTGAATATCCGCGTTGTTATCAATTGGAACAAAGATAATACAGATATTGATCTTTGGGTGACAGATTCTAATGGCGAACGCTGCATGTATTCTAATAACAAAACAAAAATCGGAGGAAGATTAAGTAATGATTTTACCAGCGGTTTCGGTCCTGAACAGTTTTTACTAAAAAAAGCAGTCAAAGGAAAGTATAAAATTGAAACCAATTTTTTTGGTGAAAATCAAGTGAACGTTTCCGGTCCCACGGCGATTATGGCGGAAATTTTCATCAATTACGCTACGGGCAAACAAGAAAGAAAAATTGTGGTTTTCCAGAATAAAACAGAAACAGATCGAGGCGATAAAGAAGGCGTTTTGATTGGAGAATTTGAGTTTTAA
- a CDS encoding helix-turn-helix domain-containing protein, whose product MTIQDISKEMNVPVRELSVLINHQLGQHFYDFVNTYRIENAMEILKDPSKSKVTILEILYEVGFNSKSSFNTAFKKHTGNTPTEYRKSLQDKSL is encoded by the coding sequence TTGACGATTCAGGACATTTCTAAAGAAATGAATGTTCCGGTTCGGGAATTATCTGTTTTGATTAATCATCAGCTGGGACAACATTTTTATGATTTTGTGAATACTTACCGGATCGAAAATGCAATGGAAATTCTGAAAGATCCATCAAAATCGAAGGTTACGATTCTTGAAATTCTTTATGAAGTAGGTTTTAATTCAAAATCTTCTTTCAATACGGCCTTTAAAAAACACACGGGAAACACACCAACCGAATACCGCAAATCACTGCAAGACAAATCGTTGTAA